The proteins below come from a single Holdemania massiliensis genomic window:
- a CDS encoding D-isomer specific 2-hydroxyacid dehydrogenase family protein has translation MFKKCVILEPIGMNEKARLRIHDLAQTVIEYPDSPTDEAEILRRIGDADCLLVSWKTNVGASVLKACSQLRYVGMCCSLYSEASANVDIAAARELGITVTGIRDYGDEGVVEYVLYELIGFLNGYRQPSFKPIPLELTDLKVGILGMGTTGQIIARGLMHFGSKIQYYSRTRKPELEAQGMVYQPLDSLLEHNDVICECLNKNAIVMGQEQFQRLGDHKIVFNTSIGPGHDPEALKQWLDLPDTHFFCDSERALGDLSLLDHPRVRCLRTSAGNSVQCIERLGQKVLANMENFLKAQSDEHSIE, from the coding sequence ATGTTTAAAAAATGTGTCATCCTGGAACCGATTGGGATGAATGAGAAAGCTCGGCTGCGAATTCATGATCTGGCTCAAACGGTTATTGAGTATCCGGATTCACCCACCGATGAGGCTGAGATCCTCCGCCGGATCGGCGATGCGGACTGTCTGTTGGTCAGCTGGAAAACGAATGTCGGCGCATCGGTATTGAAGGCCTGCAGCCAGCTTCGTTATGTGGGAATGTGCTGCAGTCTGTACTCGGAAGCCAGTGCCAATGTGGATATCGCGGCCGCGCGGGAACTGGGCATCACCGTTACCGGCATCCGTGATTATGGCGATGAAGGCGTCGTTGAATATGTCCTGTATGAGCTGATCGGCTTCCTCAATGGTTACCGCCAGCCTTCCTTCAAACCAATTCCGCTGGAGCTGACGGATTTGAAGGTTGGAATTCTTGGCATGGGAACGACCGGCCAGATCATTGCCCGCGGCCTGATGCACTTTGGCTCAAAGATCCAGTATTACAGCCGGACCCGCAAGCCTGAGCTGGAAGCTCAGGGCATGGTTTATCAGCCGCTGGACAGCCTGCTTGAGCACAACGATGTCATCTGCGAATGTCTGAATAAAAACGCTATCGTCATGGGACAGGAACAGTTTCAGCGGCTGGGCGACCACAAGATTGTCTTCAACACATCCATCGGTCCGGGACACGATCCCGAAGCCTTGAAGCAGTGGCTGGATTTGCCGGACACGCATTTCTTCTGCGACAGTGAGCGGGCCTTAGGTGATCTGTCGCTGCTCGATCATCCGCGGGTGCGGTGTTTAAGAACCTCTGCCGGCAATTCCGTACAGTGCATCGAACGGCTGGGTCAGAAGGTTTTGGCCAACATGGAGAATTTTCTTAAGGCTCAGTCCGATGAACATTCAATTGAATAA
- a CDS encoding diguanylate cyclase, with product MNKKEYPGSGILAAGLLIAALLGIMGIFYQNLQEKLFTQAVNNLVVTTQSDKLYFDQIIQNQLYWLETIAEISDVPEADGQENWQKILNWESVDGMRFGVADAQGNLTYAKQAVMDIRDREYFQAAMQRKTTISGPLTTPEGEDSIVLTVPMIRQGEVQGAVCAEITTIALGASLNDYANPKAKATLVFNPQGQLISSYAGMERYETIYEMLETMKLKSDDLVEQMRSEVLAGNSGTLTYYNGGQLRLLYYEPVGIQDWYICSLVVMDAHEKILQEMSASAFGVFAAILLIVILLAVTGVYLILYFQKRVKEAQKDPLTGVYTRLMAQRQASRILKENRHTLCACLFIDIDDFKTINDQYGHDEGDRVLISVSRILRESVRSHDIVSRYGGDEFTVWLNDLKQEQEARDIAQRFLTRIDQQTTVHISLGIVIVSPQEWDYEAVLKRADQALYQAKQKGKNQICLIPAEPEEANQ from the coding sequence ATGAACAAGAAGGAATATCCGGGTTCCGGCATCTTGGCGGCCGGGCTTCTCATCGCGGCACTGTTGGGAATCATGGGGATTTTTTATCAGAACCTGCAGGAAAAATTATTTACGCAGGCGGTGAACAATCTTGTCGTAACCACTCAGTCCGATAAATTATATTTCGATCAAATCATTCAAAATCAGCTGTATTGGCTGGAAACCATCGCTGAAATCAGCGATGTACCGGAAGCGGATGGGCAGGAAAACTGGCAGAAGATCCTGAATTGGGAGAGCGTGGATGGAATGCGCTTTGGCGTCGCGGATGCGCAGGGAAATTTGACATATGCGAAGCAGGCGGTCATGGATATCCGTGATCGGGAATATTTTCAGGCAGCGATGCAGCGGAAAACGACAATTTCCGGGCCTCTGACGACGCCGGAGGGAGAGGACAGCATCGTACTGACCGTGCCGATGATCCGCCAGGGTGAAGTGCAGGGGGCAGTTTGCGCTGAGATTACAACGATCGCTTTGGGGGCTTCACTCAACGATTACGCCAATCCCAAGGCCAAGGCGACGCTGGTCTTTAATCCGCAGGGACAGCTCATCTCCTCTTATGCGGGGATGGAACGCTATGAGACCATTTATGAAATGCTCGAAACGATGAAGCTGAAATCGGATGACCTGGTGGAACAGATGCGGAGCGAAGTTCTGGCTGGCAACAGCGGGACGCTGACGTACTACAATGGCGGTCAGCTGCGGCTGCTTTACTATGAACCCGTGGGGATTCAGGATTGGTATATCTGTTCGCTGGTGGTGATGGATGCCCATGAAAAAATTCTGCAGGAAATGAGCGCCAGCGCTTTCGGTGTGTTTGCCGCGATCTTGTTGATCGTCATTCTATTGGCAGTCACCGGGGTTTATTTAATTCTGTATTTTCAGAAGCGGGTCAAGGAAGCGCAGAAAGATCCGCTGACCGGCGTCTATACCCGATTGATGGCGCAGCGCCAGGCATCCCGCATTTTAAAAGAGAACCGGCATACGTTGTGCGCCTGTCTGTTCATTGATATCGACGATTTCAAGACGATCAACGATCAATACGGACATGATGAAGGCGACCGCGTGCTGATCAGCGTCAGCCGGATTTTGCGCGAAAGTGTCCGCAGTCATGATATCGTCAGCCGTTACGGCGGCGATGAATTTACGGTCTGGCTGAATGATCTGAAACAGGAACAGGAAGCCCGGGACATCGCACAGCGGTTTTTGACGCGGATTGATCAGCAGACAACCGTGCATATCAGTCTGGGCATCGTGATCGTTTCACCTCAGGAATGGGATTATGAAGCCGTGCTGAAACGAGCCGATCAGGCGCTGTATCAAGCCAAGCAAAAAGGCAAGAACCAAATCTGTCTGATCCCGGCTGAGCCAGAGGAAGCGAATCAGTAA
- a CDS encoding S41 family peptidase: protein MSENEKKTVKIKLERHLWPDEMRERQRRRQVSVLMIASLAVVFIVGFLLGGTLHPVSSASGVGGTANTGKFAQGKLDSIYSIMKNEWYFGKDDENLEQDLIDSALYGMSSSVLDPHTTYMSAEQTLAFSTAIDNNFVGIGIQYNATGPKIVTRVFVDSPAYQAGVQVGDILLKADGQVLTDLPSDEVADLVRGEAGTEVELEVLRNNEPVTMKIIRGEVNNTVYGEMLDASLGYLEIISFGSTTGMECERYLNMMSEQGLQRLILDLRDNGGGYLDALVSVSSLFLPEDTLIMTQEYKDGRRVESHTTTGQFENIQGIVILINGDTASASEVLTLALKEQREDVTLVGTQSYGKGSVQVQRPFADGSVLKYTNSRWLSPNEEWINGTGITPDEIVELPLVMQTTASSFMLEETERYTQDQVSEHVASAQKALSFLGYAVNRTDGYLDASTSQALRQYQSEHNLQASGELDAATLQSLVSGVRYSWSMDKSVDNQLQKAVSILHGE from the coding sequence ATGAGTGAAAATGAAAAGAAAACAGTCAAAATTAAATTAGAACGCCATCTGTGGCCGGATGAGATGCGGGAGCGTCAGCGCCGCCGGCAGGTGAGCGTGTTGATGATCGCTTCGCTGGCGGTCGTTTTTATCGTCGGCTTTTTGTTAGGCGGTACGCTGCATCCCGTTTCTTCCGCTTCCGGCGTAGGCGGTACGGCCAATACCGGCAAGTTTGCCCAGGGCAAGCTGGACTCCATTTACAGCATTATGAAAAATGAGTGGTATTTCGGCAAGGATGATGAAAATCTTGAACAGGATCTGATCGACAGTGCGCTCTATGGCATGAGCAGTTCGGTGCTGGACCCGCATACGACGTACATGTCGGCGGAACAGACGCTGGCGTTTTCCACCGCGATTGACAACAATTTCGTCGGAATTGGAATTCAGTACAATGCTACGGGGCCGAAAATTGTGACCCGCGTCTTTGTCGATTCCCCGGCCTATCAGGCCGGCGTTCAGGTCGGCGATATTCTTTTGAAGGCAGACGGCCAGGTACTGACCGATTTGCCCAGCGATGAGGTGGCGGATTTAGTCCGCGGGGAAGCCGGGACGGAGGTTGAGCTGGAGGTTCTGCGCAATAACGAACCGGTCACGATGAAAATCATCCGCGGCGAAGTCAACAATACGGTTTACGGCGAAATGCTGGATGCGTCGCTGGGATATCTGGAAATCATCTCCTTCGGATCGACGACCGGCATGGAATGCGAACGATATTTAAATATGATGAGCGAGCAGGGGCTGCAGCGTCTGATTCTGGATCTGCGTGATAACGGCGGCGGATATCTGGATGCTTTGGTCAGTGTTTCGAGTTTATTTCTGCCGGAAGATACGCTGATCATGACGCAGGAATACAAGGATGGCCGGCGCGTGGAGAGTCATACGACCACCGGTCAGTTTGAAAATATTCAGGGTATTGTGATTCTGATCAACGGCGATACGGCCAGTGCTTCAGAAGTCCTGACCCTGGCGTTAAAGGAACAGCGTGAGGATGTGACGCTGGTCGGCACGCAGAGCTACGGCAAGGGCAGCGTGCAGGTGCAGCGCCCGTTTGCGGACGGCTCAGTTTTGAAATACACGAATTCCCGCTGGCTGTCGCCGAATGAGGAATGGATTAACGGCACCGGCATTACCCCGGATGAAATTGTGGAACTGCCGCTGGTCATGCAGACCACCGCGTCCTCATTCATGCTGGAGGAAACAGAACGTTATACCCAGGATCAGGTCAGCGAGCATGTCGCTTCGGCTCAGAAAGCGCTGAGTTTTCTGGGTTATGCGGTAAACCGTACGGATGGGTATCTGGATGCCTCTACCTCCCAGGCGCTGCGGCAGTATCAATCTGAACATAATTTACAAGCCAGCGGTGAGCTGGATGCCGCGACGCTGCAGTCGCTGGTTTCCGGCGTGCGGTACAGCTGGTCGATGGATAAGAGCGTTGACAATCAGCTGCAGAAGGCGGTGAGCATCCTCCATGGCGAATGA
- the uvrB gene encoding excinuclease ABC subunit UvrB: MANEHFQLVSKYKPTGDQPGAIDKLVAGLQEGKKEQVLLGATGTGKTFTIGNVIERVNRPTLVFAHNKTLAGQLYSEFKELFPHNRVEYFVSNFDYYQPEAYMPKTDTYIEKNAMTNDELDMLRMAAVNSVLERRDTIIVASVACIYASSDPNQYRDMFFTIRVGEHIDRNDLLRKLVDRQYKRNDMDRARGTFRVRGDTIEVSMGHTDTFMLRIEMFDDEIERICEVDPLTGKLQNAYTVYNVFPASGYARPKDQIERACQEIEEELELRLAELDRQGKLVEKQRLEQRCRYDLEALREFGVCPGIENYSSHIDGRPAGQRPWNLFDYFPKDFLLVVDESHVSLPQIRGMYNGDRARKETLVEYGFRLPSALDNRPMRFEEFETLVNQAIYVSATPGNYELDKVHGEVVEQIIRPTGLLDPEITVRPTRGQIDDLLDEIRQCIASNERVLITTLTVKMAEDLTDYLKKNDLKVAYLHHETLTLERTETIRDLRRGKYDVLVGINLLREGIDIPEVSLVAILDADKEGFLRSERSLIQTIGRAARNAHGRVIMYGDKMTDSMKKAIEETNRRRAIQIAYNEEHGITPTTIVKEIGEAIHGKETQEMAARYMKKKSKLGKKEQQKLIDNLEKEMKDAARVLDFERAAELRDMLLELRASL, translated from the coding sequence ATGGCGAATGAGCATTTTCAGTTAGTTTCCAAATACAAGCCCACCGGAGATCAGCCGGGAGCGATCGATAAGCTGGTCGCTGGATTACAGGAAGGCAAAAAGGAACAGGTATTGCTGGGGGCCACGGGTACCGGCAAGACGTTTACGATCGGCAATGTGATCGAACGGGTGAATCGTCCGACGCTGGTTTTTGCTCACAACAAGACGCTGGCCGGTCAGCTGTATTCTGAATTCAAGGAACTGTTCCCGCATAACCGCGTGGAATATTTCGTATCCAATTTTGATTACTATCAGCCGGAAGCCTACATGCCGAAGACCGATACCTATATTGAAAAGAATGCGATGACCAACGATGAGCTGGACATGCTTCGGATGGCCGCGGTCAACTCCGTGCTGGAACGGCGCGACACGATCATCGTCGCCTCGGTCGCCTGCATTTATGCATCCTCCGATCCAAACCAATACCGCGACATGTTCTTTACGATCCGCGTCGGCGAGCACATCGACCGCAACGACCTTCTGCGCAAGCTGGTCGACCGGCAATACAAACGCAATGATATGGATCGGGCACGCGGGACGTTCCGTGTACGCGGCGATACGATTGAAGTCAGCATGGGGCATACCGATACCTTCATGCTTCGGATTGAAATGTTTGACGATGAGATTGAACGGATCTGTGAAGTTGATCCGCTGACCGGCAAGCTGCAGAACGCCTATACGGTATATAATGTTTTCCCGGCTTCCGGTTATGCCCGGCCGAAGGATCAGATCGAACGCGCCTGTCAGGAAATTGAGGAAGAACTGGAGCTGCGCCTGGCCGAACTGGACCGGCAGGGCAAGCTTGTTGAAAAGCAGCGTCTGGAACAACGCTGCCGCTACGATCTGGAAGCCCTGCGGGAATTCGGCGTCTGTCCAGGTATTGAAAATTATTCCTCGCATATCGACGGCCGTCCGGCAGGACAGCGGCCGTGGAATCTGTTCGATTATTTCCCCAAGGATTTCCTTTTGGTTGTTGATGAATCGCACGTATCGCTGCCTCAGATCCGCGGAATGTATAACGGCGACCGGGCACGTAAGGAAACGTTGGTGGAATATGGCTTCCGCCTGCCAAGTGCGCTGGACAACCGGCCGATGCGTTTTGAAGAATTTGAAACGCTGGTCAATCAGGCAATTTATGTTTCCGCGACGCCGGGCAATTACGAACTGGATAAGGTCCATGGCGAAGTGGTGGAACAGATTATCCGTCCGACGGGTCTTTTGGATCCGGAAATCACCGTGCGGCCGACGCGCGGACAGATCGACGATCTGTTGGATGAAATTCGTCAGTGCATCGCTAGCAACGAGCGTGTTCTGATCACTACCTTGACCGTCAAGATGGCGGAGGATCTGACAGATTATCTGAAGAAGAATGATCTGAAGGTCGCCTATCTGCATCATGAAACCCTGACGCTGGAGCGGACGGAAACGATCCGCGATCTGCGCCGGGGCAAGTATGACGTTCTGGTCGGCATCAACCTGCTGCGGGAAGGCATTGATATTCCAGAGGTATCGCTGGTTGCGATTCTGGATGCCGATAAGGAAGGCTTCCTGCGTTCGGAACGTTCGCTGATCCAGACGATCGGCCGAGCTGCCCGAAATGCCCATGGCCGGGTCATCATGTATGGGGACAAGATGACGGATTCCATGAAGAAGGCGATTGAGGAAACCAACCGCCGCCGCGCGATTCAGATCGCTTACAATGAAGAACACGGCATCACTCCGACGACGATTGTCAAGGAGATTGGCGAGGCCATTCATGGCAAGGAAACGCAGGAAATGGCGGCTC